The Lepeophtheirus salmonis chromosome 1, UVic_Lsal_1.4, whole genome shotgun sequence genome has a segment encoding these proteins:
- the Wbp2 gene encoding WW domain-binding protein 2 translates to MSLNTSHANNGVLLHFGETIILFCDNVHMEFSGQDGPAFKKKKTGRLYLTTHRMIFNNSDTKDPLLSFSFPFVTLRNIELEQPIFGANYIKGKVIAQPNGNFNGDAGFKLHFRSGGAIEFGQAMLHVAQMASSNYAQNVPPPYTPPGSAWYAAPPPAYHADPRGYQGWVPPTNVFPQQPPANTVYMTDAPPPYPGINGMNGYAMGGYPSSKEAEASAPPPQPGYYDPSNPQSAYVPPPYYDEKPPSYDDANKKTK, encoded by the exons ATGTCACTGAATACGTCTCACGCCAACAATGGCGTACTTCTTCACTTTGGAGAAAC AATCATCCTTTTTTGTGACAATGTCCACATGGAGTTTTCGGGACAGGATGGGCCtgcatttaaaaagaagaaaacggGGCGTCTGTATTTGACCACGCACCGAATGATCTTCAATAATTCGGATACAAAGGATCCTCTTTTGTCCTTTAGTTTCCCCTTTGTGACGCTCCGAAAT ATTGAATTGGAACAACCCATTTTCGGCGCAAATTATATCAAAGGAAAGGTCATTGCTCAGCCGAATGGTAACTTTAATGGAGATGCAGGCTTCAAGCTTCATTTCAGGTCTGGTGGAGCTATTGAGTTTGGACAAGCCATGCTCCATGTAGCTCAAATGGCATCTAGCAATTATGCTCAAAATGTCCCACCTCCTTACACTCCTCCAGGTAGTGCTTGGTACGCTGCTCCTCCACCAGCGTATCATGCAGATCCTAGAGGTTATCAAGGATGGGTTCCACCCACAAATGTGTTTCCTCAACAGCCTCCAGCAAATACTGTTTATATGACAGATGCTCCTCCACCTTATCCAGGGATTAATGGTATGAATGGATATGCTATGGGAGGATATCCATCATCTAAAGAAGCGGAAGCAAGTGCTCCTCCACCACAGCCTGGTTATTATGATCCATCGAATCCCCAATCTGCATATGTTCCTCCTCCATACTAT GATGAGAAGCCTCCATCATATGATGATGctaataagaaaacaaaataa
- the LOC121119504 gene encoding uncharacterized protein: MDNMNVKPFGIWFLGQLLLCWGRRQCKTLIASPNKEKLIWTSLDNCRWVTESNADFIIEDEILHVIGDNATTSYSGLTDKTKFLEYKDSFPTYDKRCVYHTKNGDVFVLGSNNKNTNLYHFKDDKMTIKKEFEFVEYFHKCYLIPLRDTTSQEYYLLTMRQSNKALIMKCPNRYSCIVNNKDTFEIAGTSLDHTIDGKFTRILSKELKKYLRLNIIHFKNPSILDFDVTVEDTNIPHLETDTFLMVQVPESFVLRPTSSFREEL, encoded by the exons ATGG ATAATATGAATGTTAAACCCTTTGGTATTTGGTTCTTGGGACAACTTCTTCTATGCTGGGGTCGTCGACAATGCAAAACTCTCATAGCTTctccaaataaagaaaaattgatatGGACATCCCTTGATAACTGTAGATGGGTGACTGAGAGCAATGCAGACTTTATAATAGAAGATGAAATACTTCATGTTATAGGGGATAATGCTACAACATCCTACTCAGGCTTAACTGACAAAACTAAATTCTTAGAGTATAAAGACTCCTTTCCTACCTATGATAAAAGATGTgtttatcatacaaaaaatggGGACGTTTTTGTTTTAG GTTCGAATAACAAGAATACTAACCTATATCATTTCAAGGACGATAAAATGACCATCAAGAAAGAGTTTGAATTTGTTGAATATTTCCATAAATGTTATCTAATACCTTTAAGGGATACCACTTCACAAGAGTACTATCTCTTGACAATGAGACAAAGCAATAAGGCATTGATAATGAAATGTCCTAATAGGTATTCCTGCatagtaaataataa AGACACGTTTGAAATAGCTGGAACTTCTTTAGACCACACAATCGATGGTAAATTCACGCGTATACTTTcgaaagaattgaaaaaatacttgCGCCTTAATATCATCCATTTCAAGAATCCTTCTATCCTGGATTTTGATGTCACTGTTGAGGACACAAACATTCCCCACCTTGAGACAGATACTTTCCTCATGGTGCAAGTCCCAGAAAGCTTTGTTCTGAGACCCACCTCTTCATTTCGAGAGGAACTCTAa
- the LOC121119522 gene encoding uncharacterized protein, producing the protein MTGTKTCKFFAAGTPNQFEWVLQHYDECLQLKAESKSSKPENVIKLDKWYQNELPKKIKSRGKDPHLNHEEIVQTIKWKLARGKFRPNLTNLVRMNTPRVVMQETKKAFRKIAKNQDLQSAMTALCNLKGVGPAMASAVLSAGAPEIAPYMADECLLSLPDVESLDYTMREYMRYVEYVKEVQERLNTECGSDDAWDPHRIELAVWTHYVASDLKPELLADMPQPTSSKVVQPETNGKDKGDDKNSTDEVSSNGVHAEEAVSSDKVEEKGKSAPVASDDSSSAAEVSSTATATKEEDKKDENDKVVVVDNNKTTNGDSSIKSNGNSTSAVDDDAATNNLPKVEEKTNGTTKNSSEVLSSTDSENTNESTVVNNDSSNKDQNKDTKATNKTVTTSSTDSVPSNNTSQKRPLEEDSSSSKNEPDSQQEKSSEPESKKAKESNEGNDATTTSTTTTENEPQKA; encoded by the exons ATGACTGGGACAAAGACGTGTAAGTTCTTCGCAGCCGGAACGCCGAATCAGTTTGAATGGGTTCTGCAACACTATGATGAGTGTCTTCAACTCAAAGCTGAAAGCAAGAGTTCCAAGCCAGAAAACGTTATTAAGTTAGATAAATG GTATCAGAATGAAttacctaaaaaaatcaaatcacgAGGGAAGGATCCACATCTTAACCATGAGGAAATCGTTCAAACAATCAAGTGGAAGCTAGCT AGAGGTAAATTTCGTCCAAATTTAACAAACCTCGTTCGCATGAATACGCCACGGGTGGTTATGCAAGAAACCAAAAAAGCCTTCAGAAAAATTGCCAAGAATCAGGACCTTCAATCAGCCATGACGGCCCTTTGTAATTTGAAGGGTGTCGGCCCAGCCATGGCTTCCG CTGTTTTATCTGCTGGAGCTCCTGAAATTGCTCCTTATATGGCTGATGAATGCCTTTTATCTTTGCCCGATGTTGAGAGTCTGGACTATACAATGCGGGAATATATGAGATATGTCGAATATGTCAAAGAAGTACAAGAAAGACTCAATACCGAAT GTGGATCAGACGATGCTTGGGATCCTCACAGAATCGAATTAGCAGTTTGGACTCATTATGTTGCTAGTGATTTAAAACCAGAATTACTCGCAGATATGCCTCAACCCACGTCGTCCAAAGTAGTACAGCCCGAAACTAATGGGAAAGATAAAGGAGACGACAAAAACTCAactgatgaagtttcatcaaatgGAGTTCATGCAGAGGAGGCTGTATCATCCGACAAAGTAGAAGAGAAGGGAAAATCTGCTCCTGTTGCATCTGATGATTCCTCCTCGGCTGCTGAAGTTTCATCAACAGCAACTGCTAccaaagaagaagataaaaaagatgaaaatgacAAGGTAGTAGTCGTAGATAACAACAAAACGACGAATGGAGATTCTTCCATTAAGTCGAATGGTAATTCCACTTCCGCCGTCGATGACGATGCCGCCACCAACAATCTCCCCAAAGTTGAAGAAAAGACAAATGGGACAACTAAG aattcCTCAGAGGTCTTATCCTCCACTGATAGCGAAAATACTAACGAGTCCACGGTAGTGAACAATGATTCCTCGAACAAAGACCAAAACAAAGATACTAAAGCAACTAATAAAACAGTTACAACATCAAGTACCGATTCCGTTCCTTCTAATAATACTTCACAAAAAAGGCCTTTGGAAGAAGATTCCTCTTCTTCTAAAAACGAGCCGGATTCTCAGCAGGAGAAGAGTAGTGAGCCTGAATCAAAGAAGGCCAAAGAAAGTAATGAAGGGAATGACGCCACCACCACCAGTACCACCACTACTGAAAACGAACCTCAAAAGGCATAA